A window of the Phaseolus vulgaris cultivar G19833 chromosome 5, P. vulgaris v2.0, whole genome shotgun sequence genome harbors these coding sequences:
- the LOC137833960 gene encoding uncharacterized protein produces the protein MDILKRLQINIPFTKALEQMPTYAKFMKELLTKKRKFNDQEIVELEAECSAIIQKSLPQKFRYPWSFTLPTSIGNLTVRKALLDLAASINLMPLSILKKIGDVEVRPTIMTLQLADRSIKYSHGIVEDLLVKVDKVLFPVNFVVMDIEEDAEVPLILGRPFMKTAKVRIDVDKGKLKVCVQDEEVSFNVFEAMKDSND, from the coding sequence ATGGATATTCTCAAAAGACTGCAAATTAACATTCCTTTTACTAAAGCTTTAGAGCAGATGCCTACATATGCTAAATTCATGAAGGAATTAttgacaaagaaaagaaaattcaatgaccAGGAGATAGTTGAATTGGAAGCTGAATGCAGTGctataattcaaaaatcattACCACAGAAATTTAGATATCCTTGGAGTTTCACTTTGCCAACTTCCATAGGAAATCTCACTGTTAGAAAGGCATTATTGGATCTTGCAGCTAGTATTAATTTGATGCCTTTATCAATATTGAAGAAAATTGGAGATGTAGAAGTGAGACCAACAATAATGACTTTGCAGTTGGCTGATAGATCAATCAAATATTCACATGGAATAGTTGAAGATTTGTTGGTAAAGGTGGATAAAGTTCTCTTCCCAGTAAATTTTGTTGTTATGGATATTGAAGAAGATGCTGAAGTACCTTTGATATTGGGAAGACCATTTATGAAAACTGCCAAAGTTAGAATTGATGTAGACAAAGGAAAATTAAAGGTTTGTGTTCAAGATGAAGAAGTAagctttaatgtttttgaagcaATGAAGGAttcaaatgattaa
- the LOC137833961 gene encoding uncharacterized protein, whose protein sequence is MDILKRLQINIPFTEALEQMPTYAKFIKELLTKKRKFNDQEIVELEAECSAIIQKSLPEKSRDPGSFTLPTTIGNLTVRKALLDLGASINLMPLSMLKKIGDVEVRPTIMTLQLADRSIKYSHGIVEDLLVKVDKFLFIVDFVVMDIEEDAEVPLILGRPFMKIAKVIIDVDKGKLKVCVQDEEVSFNVFEVMKYSNDQKECFRVDVIDDICFETQKKV, encoded by the coding sequence ATGGATATTCTCAAAAGACTGCAAATTAACATTCCTTTTACTGAAGCTTTAGAGCAGATGCCTACATATGCTAAATTCATTAAGGAATTAttgacaaagaaaagaaaattcaatgaccAGGAGATAGTTGAATTGGAAGCTGAATGCAGTGctataattcaaaaatcattACCAGAGAAATCTAGAGATCCTGGGAGTTTCACTTTACCAACTACCATAGGAAATCTCACTGTTAGAAAGGCATTATTGGATCTTGGAGCTAGTATTAATTTGATGCCTTTATCAATGTTGAAGAAAATTGGAGATGTAGAAGTGAGACCAACAATAATGACTTTGCAGTTGGCTGATAGATCAATCAAATATTCACATGGAATAGTTGAAGATTTGTTGGTAAAGGTGGATAAATTTCTTTTCATAGTAGATTTTGTTGTTATGGATATTGAAGAAGATGCTGAAGTACCTTTGATATTGGGAAGACCATTTATGAAAATTGCCAAAGTTATAATTGATGTAGACAAAGGAAAATTAAAGGTTTGTGTTCAAGATGAAGAAGTAAGCTTCAATGTTTTTGAAGTAATGAAGTATTCAAATGATCAAAAAGAGTGTTTCAGAGTGGATGTGATTGATGATATTTGTTTTGAAACTCAAAAAAAAGTTTAA